One genomic region from Oncorhynchus clarkii lewisi isolate Uvic-CL-2024 chromosome 21, UVic_Ocla_1.0, whole genome shotgun sequence encodes:
- the LOC139378562 gene encoding bcl-2-like protein 13, whose product MMDPEDTKSLDSSYGVVHLAEERSENHSSISDMVHLEREEKILAEEEEDGSLGEEEELQACVMSVLGGGGDMSEFREEELDTQELLPSSEVSADHQETMDLIMSVAEELFVQEEPVEVSHATTASMPMPVWKLEPPSASSTPVPSIPTLAELHSELQYSMQEQLHPPPVLGPGAPQPPDQSQTNSQPESLASLHTAQETQEIPPVTQEVPPEKTEAELATSLHATELPVLLCGGAAMVAIVGVLAYGAVAYCRK is encoded by the coding sequence ATGATGGACCCCGAGGACACCAAGAGCCTGGACAGCAGCTACGGAGTGGTCCACCTAGCTGAGGAGCGCAGCGAGAACCACTCCTCCATCTCCGACATGGTCCACCTAGAGCGGGAGGAGAAGATACttgcggaggaggaggaggacgggagcctgggggaagaggaggagctgCAGGCCTGTGTGATGAGTGTGCTTGGGGGAGGAGGAGACATGTCTGAGTTCAGGGAAGAGGAGCTGGATACCCAGGAATTATTACCTTCATCTGAGGTGTCAGCTGACCACCAAGAGACTATGGATTTAATTATGTCTGTGGCTGAGGAGCTATTTGTCCAGGAGGAGCCTGTTGAAGTATCCCACGCCACCACTGCCTCTATGCCCATGCCAGTTTGGAAGCTAGAGCCCCCCTCTGCCTCCTCTACTCCTGTCCCCTCAATACCTACACTAGCTGAGTTACATTCAGAGCTCCAATACTCTATGCAGGAGCAGCTCCACCCTCCCCCGGTCCTAGGACCAGGAGCACCacagccaccagaccagagccaAACTAACAGCCAACCAGAGTCCTTGGCCTCGCTCCACACTGCCCAGGAGACACAGGAAATCCCACCAGTGACACAGGAGgttccaccagaaaagacagaggCTGAGCTTGCTACATCGCTCCATGCCACTGAGCTACCTGTGCTGCTGTGTGGGGGCGCTGCAATGGTGGCTATTGTGGGAGTATTAGCTTATGGGGCTGTGGCTTACTGCAGAAAGTAG
- the LOC139378566 gene encoding V-type proton ATPase subunit E 1-like, with product MALSDADVQKQIKHMMAFIEQEANEKAEEIDAKAEEEFNIEKGRLVQTQRLKIMEYYEKKEKQIEQQKKIQMSNLMNQARLKVLKARDDMISEMLSEARQRLANVAKDPARYPALMDGLVLQGFYQLLETKVTIRCRKQDLQVLKAAIQKTIPVYKAAVKNNIEVRIDQDNFLSPDISGGIEIYNADGKIKVSNTLESRLDLMAQQMMPEIRVALFGQNQNRKFLD from the exons ATGGCGCTCAGCGATGCCGACGTTCAGAAGCAG ATCAAACACATGATGGCCTTCATTGAGCAGGAGGCCAATGAGAAGGCAGAGGAAATTGATGCCAAG GCGGAAGAGGAGTTCAACATCGAGAAGGGCCGTCTGGTGCAGACCCAGAGGTTGAAGATCATGGAGTATTACGAGAAGAAAGAGAAGCAGATCGAGCAGCAGAAGAAAAT TCAAATGTCTAACCTGATGAACCAGGCTCGTCTGAAGGTGTTAAAGGCTCGTGACGACATGATTTCA GAAATGTTGAGCGAGGCGCGTCAACGGCTGGCCAACGTAGCCAAGGACCCAGCCAGGTACCCAGCACTGATGGACGGGCTGGTTCTGCAG GGTTTCTATCAGCTTCTTGAGACCAAAGTGACCATCCGCTGTCGTAAACAGGACCTGCAGGTGCTTAAG GCGGCTATCCAGAAGACCATTCCCGTCTATAAAGCAGCAGTGAAGAACAATATTGAGGTTCGCATCGACCAGGACAACTTCCTGTCTCCAGACAT TTCAGGAGGTATTGAAATCTACAACGCTGATGGGAAGATCAAGGTGTCCAACACCCTAGAGAGCAGACTGGACCTCATGGCTCAGCAG ATGATGCCTGAGATTCGAGTGGCTCTCTTTGGTCAGAACCAGAACCGCAAGTTTTTGGACTGA
- the LOC139379317 gene encoding transcription factor Spi-C isoform X2, which yields MHFQDAIDVIQRHSDDPYCDTEYKYFEPPTRSSIMCCYPITHPSDVPGPYDWNEQTSWPHVVPYDSLGPSVTVEYPQFYSIAPPPRNGKGRKKLRLYEYLHEALGDPNMADSIQWTDRGSSTFHFISKNKEKLAECWGKRKGNRKTMTYQKMARALRNYSRTGEIVKVRRKLTYQFNPSIIQRLGGISHVIPPAGHPEAGHPGREVLLHQQHAPAEQAYYGSAAAPDWHSWYEHYSLQGDCDLATSFTSSTVTKL from the exons ATG CACTTCCAGGATGCAATTGATGTGATTCAACGGCACTCTGACGATCCGTATTGTGATACAG AGTATAAGTACTTTGAGCCTCCAACGCGATCGAGCATAATGTGCTGCTACCCCATCACCCACCCTTCTGATGTGCCAGGTCCATATGACTGGAATGAGCAGACG TCATGGCCTCATGTTGTTCCTTACGACTCACTGGGTCCATCTGTAACTGTGGAGTACCCCCAGTTCTACTCCATCGCACCGCCACCGAGGAACGGCAAAG GTCGCAAGAAGCTGCGTCTTTATGAGTACCTGCATGAGGCTCTGGGCGATCCCAACATGGCTGACTCCATCCAGTGGACGGACCGTGGCAGCAGCACCTTCCACTTCATCTCCAAGAACAAAGAGAAGTTGGCCGAGTGCTGGGGCAAGCGCAAGGGCAACCGCAAGACCATGACCTATCAGAAGATGGCACGGGCGCTGCGCAACTACAGCCGAACGGGCGAAATCGTAAAGGTGCGCCGCAAACTCACCTACCAGTTCAACCCGTCGATCATCCAGAGGCTTGGGGGCATCAGTCACGTCATTCCCCCTGCCGGGCACCCCGAGGCTGGCCACCCTGGGCGGGAGGTGCTCCTCCACCAGCAGCATGCCCCAGCTGAACAGGCTTACTATGGCTCTGCTGCTGCACCTGACTGGCACAGCTGGTATGAACATTACTCCCTCCAGGGAGACTGTGATCTTGCCACAAGCTTCACTTCATCCACAGTCACCAAGTTATGA
- the LOC139379603 gene encoding transcription factor Spi-C, whose product MAALILPSGEDVVCPGRQCFSGGGLCGVVVIVPVVKVYYGSLVVNSFEDNQTDLEVILDFLEEHYRQGTGDGGEKGRKVRLFHFLFEMLENLGMAHCVSWVPAAADGVFRFSSRNKEQVAALWGQRKGNRRPMTYQKMSRALRNYARSGEIFKVKMKLTYQFSRATLSALRKCHQGKL is encoded by the exons ATGGCTGCTCTTATCTTGCCCAGCGGTGAGGATGTGGTCTGTCCTGGGAGACAGTGCTTCTCTGGTGGTGGGCTTTGTGGGGTGGTGGTCATTGTTCCTGTGGTGAAAGTTTATTACGGTAGCCTAGTTGTG AATTCTTTCGAAGATAACCAGACAGATCTGGAGGTGATTTTGGACTTTCtggaggaacactacagacagggcACTGGAGATGGCGGAGAAAAAG GTAGAAAGGTGCGTCTGTTTCACTTCTTGTTTGAGATGCTGGAGAACCTTGGCATGGCCCACTGCGTTTCCTGGGTGCCAGCGGCAGCAGACGGAGTGTTCCGCTTCTCTTCCCGGAACAAGGAACAGGTAGCAGCACTCTGGGGGCAGAGAAAAGGCAACAGGAGGCCCATGACCTACCAGAAGATGTCCAGGGCGCTGAGGAACTACGCCCGGTCTGGAGAGATCTTCAAGGTGAAGATGAAACTGACCTATCAGTTCAGCAGAGCGACCTTGAGTGCCTTGAGGAAGTGTCATCAGGGAAAACTGTAA
- the LOC139379317 gene encoding transcription factor Spi-C isoform X1, translating to MISLDNDINQHFQDAIDVIQRHSDDPYCDTEYKYFEPPTRSSIMCCYPITHPSDVPGPYDWNEQTSWPHVVPYDSLGPSVTVEYPQFYSIAPPPRNGKGRKKLRLYEYLHEALGDPNMADSIQWTDRGSSTFHFISKNKEKLAECWGKRKGNRKTMTYQKMARALRNYSRTGEIVKVRRKLTYQFNPSIIQRLGGISHVIPPAGHPEAGHPGREVLLHQQHAPAEQAYYGSAAAPDWHSWYEHYSLQGDCDLATSFTSSTVTKL from the exons ATG ATCTCCCTGGATAATGACATCAACCAGCACTTCCAGGATGCAATTGATGTGATTCAACGGCACTCTGACGATCCGTATTGTGATACAG AGTATAAGTACTTTGAGCCTCCAACGCGATCGAGCATAATGTGCTGCTACCCCATCACCCACCCTTCTGATGTGCCAGGTCCATATGACTGGAATGAGCAGACG TCATGGCCTCATGTTGTTCCTTACGACTCACTGGGTCCATCTGTAACTGTGGAGTACCCCCAGTTCTACTCCATCGCACCGCCACCGAGGAACGGCAAAG GTCGCAAGAAGCTGCGTCTTTATGAGTACCTGCATGAGGCTCTGGGCGATCCCAACATGGCTGACTCCATCCAGTGGACGGACCGTGGCAGCAGCACCTTCCACTTCATCTCCAAGAACAAAGAGAAGTTGGCCGAGTGCTGGGGCAAGCGCAAGGGCAACCGCAAGACCATGACCTATCAGAAGATGGCACGGGCGCTGCGCAACTACAGCCGAACGGGCGAAATCGTAAAGGTGCGCCGCAAACTCACCTACCAGTTCAACCCGTCGATCATCCAGAGGCTTGGGGGCATCAGTCACGTCATTCCCCCTGCCGGGCACCCCGAGGCTGGCCACCCTGGGCGGGAGGTGCTCCTCCACCAGCAGCATGCCCCAGCTGAACAGGCTTACTATGGCTCTGCTGCTGCACCTGACTGGCACAGCTGGTATGAACATTACTCCCTCCAGGGAGACTGTGATCTTGCCACAAGCTTCACTTCATCCACAGTCACCAAGTTATGA